The genomic DNA GGAGGCAGCTGAGCTCCCTCTGGGCAGAGAGAGCAGGGATATAAGGAGAGGCTTCTGTGGGTAAAGTGAAAAcacagggagagctggggaTAGGATAGGAAGAGAAAtagggagaggagaggatgcATCTGCTGGATCTTTGCTGCAAAGCCTCACTACTGCTGCTGTTTATGCCATGGGCAGGTGGTGAAAATGATGCGGAGCTGCAGTCCTTGCAGGTACTGGGGCTGGGACTCCTGGGGACATGAGGacaagagcagagctgcccatctgatgctgcagctgccacttctcacctctgcttctctctccagGAGCTTCTAGAGGCtttggagcagctccaggaggaggaaggggcaCCAGCCCTGGAAGACgagctgggtgctggggctgaAGTTGGTGGCTCTGAGTGGGATCTCCAGGGGCTAGAAAGCAGCCCGGTGGGTGcccttctgccagctcccagccctccccaaCCAGCGGAGGGACAGAGCCAGTGGAggagcctcctctcctccttcggACGGAGGCATTTCTCCGGCTGCTTTGGGACGAGGATGGAGAGGATCGGCGCGCAGTCGGGGCTGGGATGCAATCACTACAAAGCCCGTAGGTCTTGGGTCAGATCCAGAACTCCCTGTGAAGTGGTGGGGACAGGGGCAGCTGGCTGCCAGCCTCAGAGTAGCTCCCCTACCCCTCCAGCTCTTtgccctttatttttttcaggtttctggaggagaaggagaagctgAAGCCAGGACTGGCTCTCAAGCACTGGTCTTGTCCCTCTGCTGGACAGCCAGCCTCCCCCTGAAGCTTCTGGAATTTGGGGTATACAACAATAAACCTTTTGTATGAAGCCTCTAGTGCCTTTTGTAAGTGTTTTCTTTGGTCACAGAATAGCGCAGATATAGaactcctccccaccccccaaagTCCTCCACTCCCTCCACCCTAAGGGCTTGGTCCTTGGCACTGGCCAGATCACCTTGCCAGGTCTGGAAGGCCGTGTAGCACCATTCCATGCCAGGGAGTCACCCCAGTAACTCTCCTTGCTGCGCTGGAGAGGCACCACAGCCAATTCCAGACCCATGGCAATGCGCTCAGTTGCCTCCCACGAGCATTTCACTGCTCTGGCTGTGAATCCTCCCAGTAGGTGGGCAGAGGGCTCGGGGTTAATTCCAAGTAGTGTGCTACACATGCCCTGTCCCATGGGCTATGCCAAATTTGGCACGGCGGGCCGCCACGGAGTgccactgaagacagaagagctgcatggctttaaaaatacatttggcAGCAGCCGAAGGGCAGCCAGGCCTTCAGGACCGGGGACAGACGCCAGAAGCCCGCAGCGAGGAAAGCAGCCCCTGCAGGGACGCGTTGCACATCgttaccttttccttttggttccCAAACTGATGGTCTTGAGCCTATTCTGTGCTGGTGAAATCTCACCTGGATCACCGTGTGGGGTCCTCggtacaggagagatgtggacctgttggagtgcatccagaggaaggccacaaaaatgatcccagggatggaaGGCCTCCCTGCAAGTGGTGATGGgacaggggaaatggtttccaacTAAAGGAGgggatttagattggatataaggaagaaaggtgatgaggcactggtACAGATTGCCCAGAGTGCTggaggtgccccatccctgcagacacccaaggtcagggaatggggttctgagcacctgatggagctgtgggtgtccctgctcactgcaggggtTTCATCTGATGGCCTTtagtgtcccttccaactcaaaccattccatgattctataactgTTGATCTAATGGAACTGCAAGAAAAGAGAGCTTGGGTTGGTGTACGGCAGAGTTCTTCTGAAGGTTTTATCACCTCACCATGCTGCAGGGCTAGTGGCAGTGCTAACCACGGCTGAGCTCTGTCCGTGTACTATCCCTGCTCCTTTCAGGGATCCTCTCGagatcctcctcctcctcagctccTGTCCCATACTCCCACTCCTAAAACTGGTCACAGTATGCATTTATAAGAACCTAGTGCTCTGTTTAGAATTCTAGTATTTACTGTACAAATAGTTAGCAAAGCATGGGTAACGCCTTGGTCTTGTCCCTTCACTGCTGGACTGTAAAGCCAAAAGTTCCTATTAGCCTTGCAAGGGTGATGATGCTGAGATACcccaagcagaaaaacaagtgaGCTTAATAGCTGAGTTCTATCATTTTACACCCCATTTGCTTTGGCAGAGCTGTCAGATGGATAACAGAGGACAGAATTTGTAAACATGATAGCTACCGTGACGGCCAGTCAGTTCATTCCATCTGTATGCTTTCATATAGGCTATGTGAAATAGTGCACAGGCATATCCACGTTGGAAAAATTCTATTGAGGCTACAGTTGGGCCCCTAGATCTCATCTGTCTGCAGTGGAATGTGGAAGAATGAAAGTGAACTAATTAGTAAAAGAAAGGAGTAGCTCTTGGTCCATGTTACTGAAGGCAGCCTTGGAATATTAGGTTGTTTTACACAGATAGGCCACTCATAGCTAAATATTGCCTCATGACTGATACCACGTTCCTTCTTTCTCAGAGCTGGGTCTGTGACCTGGGGTTTGCTTTACAGATGTGCTGAGCTCTCAGGCAAAACTGACATAGAGCaacagggttttttttagcaCAGGGACAGCACTAGAGAATAGTTGGCAGGTgggagcaaaaggaaagaaaaagaacagtaagAGACCCTGATTACTTGAAATTGGACTCTCAGTATTAATGAATACCATTTATAATACTGATACTCATCCATTCTCAGCTTACAAAATGAAGATAAGTAAGAAAATACCTGCAATTATTTAGCGAACCATGTAGACATTGCAGCACGGAGTGTCAGTAACAAAGCTGTCAGGTTGGTAACTCTTTCTTTACCACAATTTGAACAGGACTAAATAACAATGGGCTGGAACACATTAATACAGAACTGAGTACTGCTTTATGATACCATACAGATGGGCTGACTTCAAGCCATGCTGggaaaaaagcagtatttggGCTCGACTTCACAACCTTGAGAATGCCCTTTCCTGTATAATTTTGGTAGGCAGGTCATGTGAACAGCGTGTTTGCATGTTTGTACACAAATACTGTGCtaagacatgaaaaaatattttattctattattatttaGAAGCTGTACCCTGGAGATTATTTCAAGAGCCACATTCCTATGAAAAGCCAACAAATTATTACTAGCCTGACATAGGCAACTTCGTCATATATCTCTTCCCGTTTCAATTTTGAGTATAAGGAATGTTAGGAAAATGCAGCACAAACAATATGCTTCAGAGtttgaaatatataaaaaagtaaCTTGTTAATTGCATTAAAGACAGTGCTGGAAGAAGACCTAGCAGCAAGTCTGCATCGTTGTAAATTCTCATTTCAAGGCAGACAGTTTTCAGCTAAGCTTGAAAACTTCAGTTCTCAAAGACACCAGTACACAAAAATTAATCCAGAATCTGGCCACCTCCtctttaaatattattaatgCAGGGTCAAACCTTACCACGGATGTTTAAAGAAATCCCACTGGTTTAAATGTCCAGCTGTTAATAGTACAATAACAATTTTTCCGCGGTGCCAAAGTCAGTTCCATGGGGCTGGAGGAACTCAGTGTCCCCACAGCGGCTGCCAGGAGGTGCAGATCGGGTGCTTCTGTTGCTGGCAACATGCAAATACAAAGTCTTAATGTGATCTCACCTCTACAGCGATGGGGAAAGGGAAGTGGCCCAAACCTGAGATTTTCAGCACGCTCCATGGCATGCGGTGGCTACGTGTATTCCTTATATAGAAGGAGAATGTGCATGGTACTTTAGGTATCCTAAAAGTAGATTCATCTTCAGCCTTTGCTCTCCACCAAATACTCATCTGCAAAGCTCCCTTGCTTTCCCTATAAACAGCAATTTCCCTACCGAAATCTTCTAACTGAGCAGAGTTTAGAGCGGCTGTTTCCCACCTCCCTAAATCTGAGCATAGGGGTCTCTTGAAGGAAAATTGCTAAGAATTTCCAACTGGACTATGTAATCACAGCGCCTGGTATCAAGAGGAGGGGGAGTGACATGAAATCACTGACTTGTGACATACATTcctcagcaacagcagctgctgcctaaTGACAGCTAATAAAGGGAATCTTCCCTTGACAGAACCGCATGCCTGCAGTGGGACTGGAATGTGCCCCAGATAAATCCCCTGATAACCCAGGAAGCAGAGATCACACCAAACCATATAAAAGACAAGCTTCGAAAGAGAGAGGataggagaaagaagagagagaccAGAAGAGCCATCTCAGAAGAAACAGCTTGAACCTCCCCTATTCCCAACGAACCCAGCGCCATGGACACTAGAGGCTCATTTTCCTGTGGTTTCCTCTTGCTGCTTCTTGTCCAGCTGCAGCCCAACAGGGCCAACCCCATCTACAACCTCAGCCCTGCCAAAGAACTGGCCAGCATGGAGGTGAGATGactctttgcttttaaaggttAAACTTTCTGGGGGTTTAGAAGTGTGTGCAACTgtgcttttgcctttcttttgtaTGGTCAGATAGCTACGTTAGCAATTGTATGTAGTGGTCAAAGTCCCAGTTCTTCACAGGGTTCAAAGAAGCTTTGTAGGGCAATACCCTCCAGTGCTGGGATCACCCAAGCTGCTGGGTGGCAATGGGAAACAGAATTCCTATGCCATGAGATGGCTGCTTTGGGTTTTCACCCTTCTTCTCTTAAGCAATAGCCTCGTTTTGAGTTTCTTAATGAATTACAGCAATATCCCAGAGAAAAAACATAGCAATGCATCATGGCATCccaataaaaacaacagaaaactttcAAGTGGGCTTATCCCATTAAGAGGCAGGTATAGTGAGCCAGGACAGCCCTACTGCTTTGGGTTTGTGGATTTAAGAGAGAAGAGCTGCATGCGGATGGGAGGTGAAGAGGTAAAGCAGAGCACTCAAAATCAATCTTCTAGAAGGTGTATTACTTGTGCAAACCGAGAGGAACAGTATGATCACGTAACTGTGACACAGCCAGAAAAGACTCTGGAGCTGTAAAATTACCACAGGCTTACTTTAATGAGCGAGACTTAGAGACTTATTACAATAGCTTGGGGAATGATAGAAACTTAAGATTCTGTCTTTAAAGACCAAACCTGACAactgaagcatttctttggaCTGGCCCAGAAGCCAGCATCATATCCTGAGAACCAACTCCCTAAAATGATTAGGACAGTGTCAGCCAAAGCTAAAACTGCCTTGTGCCCCCCGGCTCCTCTGTCTCCAGCTGAAAAGAGTGGCTTCCAAATGCATTCACCCTCAAGCAAGCCATGAGGTTCACTCCTCTCTAGCCCACTTTCAGAGATGGGCAATTTGATTCTTCGATGATGATGAAGGATGAGCTGTCCTTGAGCAGGTTCCCTATTattcaaagctttaaaaattatgGAGAATGGCACCCAGAAGGTGAGATAGCAGACAACTTTTTCATATAGATATTTTTAAGGAGATGCACATTGCTTTAAGGAGCAGAAATCTTAGAATACCTAGAGTAGAGATTAGTGGAAAACACCGGGAGCTTCTCATAGTGATGTCCACTGCAATAACTGGGGGTTAAAGATGAGCAGACTTTAGTCAAAATAAGAAGAGAGAGACAACAGATGACCAGCAGCATTGCAGGCAACTTCTGAGAGCATGGGAGTCACTATGGGTTCGGAAGTACTTTGAAATCGTGGACTATTGCGGGGTTGAGAGGCATctcttgttctgtttctgtgccaAAAGCTCTTCTATCCTTGCCAGTGGGACTGTGGCACTTCTTTGGCAGACAGCTTGTTACCTCTCAGCTACAGCTACAGATAGGTGGAATTAATGTAAACAGGGATTTAACACAGAGGACAGAGCTCACGAACCACCAGCATCTCTGGAATCCAACCAGGGAGTACTTAAAGGTGGCTGCAGAACCACAGACAAATTCAGAGTCAGATGAGTGGAAGAGCTAATAAACACATGAAACCAGGAGTCTTATGAAATGAATCCTTCTC from Lagopus muta isolate bLagMut1 chromosome 21, bLagMut1 primary, whole genome shotgun sequence includes the following:
- the LOC125703528 gene encoding natriuretic peptides B-like — its product is MHLLDLCCKASLLLLFMPWAGGENDAELQSLQELLEALEQLQEEEGAPALEDELGAGAEVGGSEWDLQGLESSPVGALLPAPSPPQPAEGQSQWRSLLSSFGRRHFSGCFGTRMERIGAQSGLGCNHYKARFWRRRRS